The following is a genomic window from Mycteria americana isolate JAX WOST 10 ecotype Jacksonville Zoo and Gardens unplaced genomic scaffold, USCA_MyAme_1.0 Scaffold_43, whole genome shotgun sequence.
AGGAAgggggtgggattttggggtgaaactccATTTTTTGGAGGACGGGGATGGCATTGGGGGAGGAAACCCCCCTTTTGGGTGGGGCGAggatgggattttggggtgaaccCCCCTTTTCCAGCCTGGATTTTGGGCTGAAAACACCCCTTTTCTGCCCTTACCGGGGGGGGAACCCCATTTTTGAGAGGAGGGGGCTGGCATTTGGGGCGGGGAAACCTCTGTTCTCAGGGacaggattttgggggggggtcggggggtcctcacccccctttccccccctcccagtaTGCCCAGCAGTGGAGCCAGTACTACCAGCACCAGGGTCCCTGGCCCCCCTACTACAGCACCTACGACTACAGCGGCTACGGCAGCTCCCAGGGGGGGGCCAGCgcccagtgaccccccccccccgccctcccccacctctttctctgtgtgtgtgtggtccctcccccccccaaaaaaaaagttgcttttttcccccccccccctctctctccgtctgttaaaaaaaaattatttttaacctcAAAAGAGACTCAGATGGAtcaacccccccctcccctcccccccccccctttgggtCACAACCCCCACCCACTTTTTGGGCCACGTTTCCCTttttgcgcccccccccccccccccccctctttttgcacccattttccttatttttcaccCCCTTTTCAaccatttcctcccatttttggggcttctgccccCTCCTTATTGGGCCCTTTTGgggcccccccttccccttttgcccccccccctcccctccaggtGGGAATGGCTGTTTTACaagaattttgcctttttttttttttttttcccctttttggggtttttttgggggggtttggcctctggtttttactgccccccccccccctccaggggaggaaaaggaaaaaaaaaaaaaaagatttaaaaaaaaaaaaaaaacaataaaaaaaaaaagaggaaaacgcCCCCAGCCCGCGGCTGGTCCTTTCTCAGACCCTGCCGTTTTGGGGTGAATTTGGGGCTTTTTGGGTGCGACCTTTGACCCTcgtggcaggggagggggaacCGAAGCGGCCCGGAACCTTCGCTGCGGGGGTTAGGGTGGGGTCGTGTTTCCCGTTCCCGGAAGTGACGCACCGGCGGGACGGAGGCGGTGGCGGGTGAGGCGCGGCGCGCgcgcgggggggggaagggtgtCGCATTCAAACGGGGCCGGGTTGCGCCGCGCTGCGTCCGAGGGGtctgagggggtttggggggaccccccgccattccccccgccccccgaggcctgcgggacccccccccccgtccttGTGGGTCCCGGTTCTTGGGGCTTCGGGGTTTTCCGGCCCCTGCGGGGTTCCCCCGGCTTCTCGGAGGGATCTGGGATTCCCCGCTCCTTCCCTGAGGGGCCCCCCCCCGCTTCCCTGAGGGatttggggttcccccccctccttccctgagGGATCTGGGGTCCTCTGAGGGGCCCCCCGCCTCAGTCCGTGTGGCTTTTGGGGTCCCTTCAGGTGTCCTCCCCCCCTTTTGTGAGGAATTCGGGGTGTCCCCACCCCCCGAGAGATCTAGGGGGGTCCCCCCTCATTCTGTGAGGCCTTTGGGGTCCCCTGAGGGGTCCCCCCCTGCTTCCCTGAGGATTTGGGGTTCCTCCCGCCTTCCCTGAGGGATTTCGGGTTCCCTGAGgggtccccccccttccctgagGGATTTGGggttctccccctccttccctgagggatttggggtcccccctGCCTTCCCTGAGGGATCTGGGGTCCCCTGAGGgcttcccccctccttccctgagggatttggggtccccccctCAGTCCGTGTGGCTTTTGGGGTCCCCTCAGGTATCGTCCCCCCCTTTTCATGAGGTATTCGGggtcccaccccccccccccgagagatctgggggggtcccccctcATTCTGTGAGGCCTTTGGGGTCCCCTGAAATGTCCCCCCCTCTTCCCTGAGGGATTTGGggttctccttctccttccctgaggGATTTGGGGTTCCCCCTGCCTTCCCTGAGGGATCTGGGGTCCCCTGAggggttgttccccccccccccttcccttccccagccccttggGGACCCTCCCTCttccttggggtccccccacattcttttggggggtccccccccccttccccagggcaagGTGCTAAcagtgtccccttgtccccaggcaGCACCCGCCAGCACCCGAGGGGCACCCCAAAACCGTGacccagctcccctccccccccccccatggcagTGGAGCCGGAGCCCATGGCGGGGTGGGACCCCAAAAGTGAGGGGGACCCCGGTGTCACCGGACAGGAGTCGGACCCCACAGCGGCCGAGGGGGACCCCGTGTCCCCGGAACGGGACCCCCCGGTGGAAGAGGACCCCAAAACGTTGAAGCGGGACCCCGTGTCCCCGAAGAGGGACTTTGCTGCGACGTTGGACCCCAAAGTGAGGAAGCGGGACCCCAAAATATCCAAGCAGGACCCCACGTCCCCAAAGTGGCTCCCCAAAGTGTCCAAGAGGGACCCCACGTCCTCCCCGCCGCGGGACCCCGTGTCCCCAACGCGGGACCCCGCGGCGGAGGGGGACCCCCTCGTCCCCGAGGGcttccccggggggctgggggtcgaGCGCTGGCACCCCAAAACCGGCCCCCTGGGGCGTCCTCGCCGTCCCCCCGCCCGCACCCGCCTCCGCAACCGCCGCTACGCCGCCCTGCGACAGCTCATccaaggtttggggggggggggggtccccgaaaTCTCCAGAGGGTCTTTGGGGTTCCTGGGGGGTTCCCTGACGTCCTCGTGGGGTACCCGAGGTCCCCCTGGGGGGTTCCCCACATCCCTGTGGGATCCCCCCAAGTCCCTGTCAGCTCCCGAAAGTTCCCCCGGGAGTTCCCCCAGGTCCCCACGGGATCCTCGAGGGctccgggggggggtccccagcttCCCTTTGGGGTCCCCCACCTGGTTTTCTGCAGGCTTTGGGGTTCCCCTAACTCGTCCCCTTTGGTTTTGGGGTCCCCCGTTTCGCTTTGGACTTTGGGGTCCCCCATTTCCTTTTGGGTTTTgggtcccccccttttcccccatgGGTTTTTGGGGTCCCTCatttctttttgggttttggggccccccccatttccccttgggttttaGGGTCCCCCCATTTCATTTtgggctttggggtccccccttttcccccatgGGTTTTTGGGGTCCCTCatttctttttgggttttggggccCCCCCCATTTCCCCTGGGGTTTTAGGGTCCCCCCCATTTCATTTtgggctttggggtcccccccttttccccatgggtttttggggtcccccatcCCCCTTTGGGTTTTGGGGCCCCcccatttccccttgggttttaGGGTCCCCCCATTTCATTTtgggctttggggtcccccccttttccccatgggtttttggggtcccccatcCCCCTTTGGGTTTTGGGGCCCCcccatttccccttgggttttaGGGTCCCCCCATTTCATTTTGGGCTTTGGGGTCCACCCCTTTTCCCCATGGGTTTTTGGGGCCCCCCATTTCCTTTGGGTTTTGcgtccccccccccattcccatTTGGGGTCCCCAATTTCCCCTGGGGTttcagggtccccccccccatttccctttgggctttggggtccccccatccccctttGGGTTTTGAGGCCCCCCCATTTCCCCTGGGGTTTTAGGGTCCCCCTCCATTTCATCGTGGGCTTTGGGGTCCACCCCTTTTCCCCATGGGTTTTTGGGGTTCCCCCATTTCCTTTGGATTTTGTGGgccccccccccattcccatTTGGGGTCCCCAATTTCCCCTGGGGTTTCAGGgtcccccccccatttccccttgggttttggggttCCCCCCATTTCATCTTGGGCTTTGGGGTCCACCCCTTTTCCCCATGGGTTTTTGGGGCCCCCCATTTCCTTTGGGTTTTGCGTCCCCCCCCACATTCCCATTTGGGGTCCCCAATTTCCCCTGGGGTttcagggtccccccccccatttccccttgggctttggggtccccccatccccctttGGGTTTTGAGGCCCCCCCATTTCCCCTGGGGTTTTAGGGTCCCCCCCCATTTCATTGtgggctttggggtcccccccttttccccatggGTTTTTGGGGTTCCCCCATTTCCTTTTGGGTTttgcgtcccccccccccgcttcccatTTGGGGTCCCCAATTTCCCCTGGGGTTTCAGGGTCCCCCCCATTTCATTTtgggctttggggtcccccccttttccccatgggtttttggggtcccccattTCCTTTTGGGTTTTGAGGCCCCCCCATTTTCCCTGGGGTTTTAGGGTCCCCCCCATTTCATTTtgggctttggggtcccccccttttccccatggttttttggggtccccccatccccctttGGGTTTTGGGGCCCCCCCATTTCCCCTGGGGTTTTAGGGTCCCCCCCCATTTCATCGtgggctttggggtcccccccttttccccatggGTTTTTGGGGTTCCCCCATttccttttgggttttgtgtccccccccccctccattccCATTTGGGGTCCCCAATTTCCCCTGGGGTTTCAGGGTCCCCCCCCATTTCCCTTGGGTTTTGGGGTTCCCCCCATTTCATCTTGGGCTTTGGGGTCCACCCCTTTTCCCCATGGTTTTTTGGGGCCCCCCATTTCCTTTGGGTTTTGCGGGGCCCCCCCCATTCCCATTTGGGGTCCCCCATTTTTCCCCCTGGGGTTTCAGGGTCCCCTTATTCCCCCTGGGGTTTTGgtctcccccttttcccccatgGGTTTTTGGGGTCCCCTATTTCCTTTTGGGTTttgagccccccccccctttcccctttgggtttgggggtcccccgTTTCCCCTGGGCTTTCGGGGTCCCCCCattttgacaccccccccccccccgtatctCACCCCTCCCGCAGGCGGCGAGTACTTCAGCGAGGAAGAAATGCGAGGCGGGAACCTCTGCTCTACCAGCACTACATCGGGCAATATCGGGGGGCCGAACCCCTCCCGGGGGACCCCTCGGCCGCCCCCCACtctttggggaccccccccggcccccaatCCCtggcggggctgctgctgcgctCGGTGGAGGAGGCAGCCGTGCAGCAACGCCTGCGCCGGCAGCGCCTGCAGGACGGCGACAGCGGAGGTcagcccccgtcccccccccgggggatTATTTGgggaaggggtggtggtgggggggggtctCAGCATGGCgtgagggggggggggtgacacttTTTACCCCCCCCAGATGAGGAGGGGGACTCCTccccggacccctgggtgcccGATGCGGCCGAGCGGGCGATGCTGCGGGAGGAATTCACCAGCCGCATGTACCAGCGCTTCCTGGACGGGGAGGACGGCGATTTCGACTACAGGTGaagttttggggaccccccctaCACCCCCCCCGACACCAAAATCCCCCCGCTGAGCCCCCCCCGTGTGtgtttgtgtcccccccccccagccaggtGGATGAGAACCCCGATTTGGACAACCTGGACATCGTCTCGCAGGACGCCGAGGAGCGATATTTCGACGAGGAGGAGCCCAGCGATGCCCCCAGCTCGAataggcccccccccccccccaaaacacaatAAAGGTGACACCCCCTAACCGACCCCCCCCCTCCTCCGTGAGGCTGGTGGTGTGGGGCAGGGTGGCGGGGGGGCACAcggggtccccccctccccgtcggGGTGTTTTCCCCAGGGAAGCCCCCCCCCAGGGTGTGtgtttggggggtgtgtgtgtgtggggggggggtgacCTCACCTCACATTCGTCATCGCTTCGGGGGGGGGCCCCGTGAGTCACCCCCACCATGGGGGGGTCACCCCacgctgtgtcccccccccgcctccctggTATCCGGGCTGGGCTCCTGCGGTTTCACATCTCCTcccctgtgtgtgtcccccccccaccgtGACTGTGTCTCATGGTgaagggggggggtcccccaacaCGTCTGGGGCCCccccccctcaaccccccccGCCCACGGCTCCGGCCACAGCCCGGCGCTGAGTGGCCATGGGTGGCTGCCagccccggatgcctgggtccgcagggcaccgcagcccccctcgtgtccccccctcCGTGTctctctgggggggggggcctgtttcctgcccccccccct
Proteins encoded in this region:
- the CCDC97 gene encoding LOW QUALITY PROTEIN: coiled-coil domain-containing protein 97 (The sequence of the model RefSeq protein was modified relative to this genomic sequence to represent the inferred CDS: inserted 1 base in 1 codon), producing MAVEPEPMAGWDPKSEGDPGVTGQESDPTAAEGDPVSPERDPPVEEDPKTLKRDPVSPKRDFAATLDPKVRKRDPKISKQDPTSPKWLPKVSKRDPTSSPPRDPVSPTRDPAAEGDPLVPEGFPGGLGVERWHPKTGPLGRPRRPPARTRLRNRRYAALRQLIQGGEYFSEEEMRXREPLLYQHYIGQYRGAEPLPGDPSAAPHSLGTPPGPQSLAGLLLRSVEEAAVQQRLRRQRLQDGDSGDEEGDSSPDPWVPDAAERAMLREEFTSRMYQRFLDGEDGDFDYSQVDENPDLDNLDIVSQDAEERYFDEEEPSDAPSSNRPPPPPKTQ